Part of the Coccinella septempunctata chromosome 3, icCocSept1.1, whole genome shotgun sequence genome is shown below.
TCTTTGTATCTGTAATAGAAATCAATATTATAATACGTTGATTAATTTCACAGACCAATATTTCAATCTTTTGGTGAACGTCAAcaatctcgaatttctgaagtTTTTTTGACTCCCGAGTGTAGTGGAGTGGAGTATTTGCTAAACACCCTCCGGTTATTCTTCTTTGCTTTGGCATTTTCGCGGCCCTTAAAATGCAGCGGTTCGCTCACAGATTTTCCAaacctcaaaaacaaaaataatgaaagttGAACTCACCTATCATTGAGTGTGTTCAGTCTTCTCTTTTCAGATATCGGCAACATATCAAGGGAGATTGTTTGGTTCATTTTCTTCGGAGAGTTTTCCAGTTGCAATCTGCTCAAGTTGATCAGTTGTGAAACGAAATCAGGGTGGAAATATAATAAATTCTGTTTCTCTGTAACAAAACGAATTTAATTAGTACACTCATTAaccacaaaattcaaatttgtgcttattttttttcttgctaaaacgatgaaaaacgagaccacaattgtcgccactgtctcgttagagtcactgtagtgtTGACTTGTTCAATAGCGGTGTAGGATGCCACACAGTCGAGCAATATTTAAGTTTGGGTCTGATCATTCTATTATATACAGgtcgaaggtgaggcttttttttcggaagaaggtagaactcatcaaaataagtcgtttaaccaaaaattgtttatataaaatatccaagatggctgagatacaacccctagaagttcgacaaaatttcattgaatttcaagtacgggactgtagaAGCTGACTCCggtatcgcaaaaacgaaacaaaacataaacatatggctggacaatgaatggttcagtaccaaattcatcggattagatgcatcaggtcaattttgagagaatcataattgttgtatcgtgctctttgaggtgaaaaaaaaatgtagaaaatagagtcagttttttgaaagtgcttatgtcagttatatgttgaaaaagtgctatgatgttttcccatttcatcccatttttacgacgattgttgaaatgttcgaacaagaagattgtgatgcccattgtgaaaaaattcgttaataatttagacgaattatATTGTTGAGATTATTATATTATTCTAGTCTTTACACTTgtgccatttcataaaatggtgtaaattactaaaaaataatgagaacaattcggcaatcctaagtttccttTTTCATTATCACGTGAATATCGAacaagccaatatcctaaacaaaacatgatcgaatcaggagataaattTTGTCACACTGATTTTCGATAACTCAGCTgaaaaacggtctagggtcgtataaggatctatttcagtaatcatttccaatttttttttcaactttgtcattttgaaagttattttgaatattattggtgatattttgaagtattattctgttttttacacttgtgaccaaagtctcttctgtcacttggtatcgaaatgagccatttcataaaatcgtgtaagttactaaaaaataatgagaacaattcggcaatcctaaatttccattttcatgatatttcacgtaaatatcgaaccagccaatatcctaaacgaaaccacatagtCGAATCAGGAGTTTTTTCCCacttcagctaacaaacggtctagggtcggattaggatctatttcagtaatcattttcaatttttttcaactttgtcatttcgaaagttttgtataggtgaattTTGGTGGAACGCTTCATTTTTACCAGTTCTACCATCTGTTGAAAAatagcctcaccttcaaatacaccctgtatagcagaATAACAGTGTTCAAATCTCTAGAATGTCTGATATATTCTCAATATGACACTTGAAACAGAGTGCGTTATTATACTCTATTCCcaaatcttttttttattaacTCTTTACAGCTCTTCACCATCCATGTTGTATCGGTGCTGAAACATTTCCTTTCTGCAGGATAAAATGATAATATTATGATAGAATAAGCCCTATTTTTGCCAACCAATTCTTCTCATTTATGTAGTTTCGTTATTTACCGTGACCACATGTTCAAACATTCAGAGAAGATTATTGAGAGATTAGTCAACTATCTAGaatcttctttctttctttcCCCCCTTCCTAGGGGGAAATGGCAATGATTGTATAAGTTTTAAGTTTAGCCAATAATATAAGCTTTTAAATGAATAGTAAACTTTAAAAACTTGAAAAGCGTTGAAAAAAAACACACAAGAAAGgtgaagtttttcttttttttgtttttgttttttttttcttttttcctcaTCCATCttttttttcacctttttttatgtgctttttttatgttttctagATTTTTATAGTTTACTATTTCTGTTTTTTGTATCTGATATTCTCTTAATGCCTGAAGACGAGGTCACGTAAATCATGAAACTGCAGTTACGTTGAATCTTAATTAAAATTGATAAGAATTGTTTGTATGCACTAAAGGTGCATATAGATTACTCTGACGTCAAGTGGTACCACGTCATAATGCACATCAATTAATGAGTTTTTGagcggaagcgttcaaattgttttgACGTGACTTGGGAATACAGGACCCATACAGTTAATCGAATTAGCAAACACTTATTCAGCTATAACGAGAGTGATAATGTAAAAATTGACGATTACTTTTAATTAATTCAATCCTATTAATAAACTTTTTGCATCTCTAATTAGGGAAAGTTGATTGCAGCATAACATCATTGTTTATGATGATGATAACTTTTAGATCGAGGACATAATATCGCATCATTTGTTTAAAACGTGCACTGAGACAATACAAACatttatcaataacaaaaaatcTAGCGATAATCACTGAAAATTCTTGGAGGTCGGAGATCAGCTGGAATCGGAGACAAAGTTGATATATGTTTGTTCAATATAGAAGGTGTATCACATTGTAAATAAATGGTCAATAACCGGAGGAAATCTCTACCACCGTTCATTAAActgattttttctttcttttttcttcGTTCATGCCAAATCATGTAAAGATTCAAATGAGTCTAATCTCTCTGGGAAATATATTTTCTCACCGTGTTAAATTGATAGTTTGTATcaaatacgaaaaataatgtgagtatAATAGATGTTATCACAGAGTATCAATCTCTCGACGAATTTTTTGAAACGCTTATATTTCAACTCCAAACTAACGCATCCAAATTTGGTTGACTGATGATTGTCCAAATCAGATTCCAAAAAACCTTTCGAGATATTGTATATTGATCAcaaagattgaaaaaattcttcaatcaattCTACTTCTGTTAAATTTGTCGCACTCCTTGGAGCTTTTTGGGAATGTTCATTGATTTCGTTATTTTTGTAGATTTTCGATGATCTGGatagaaaattcgaataataaaaaaaaaatatgcttACCATTTATGCTCAGCCCATCGATGTAGCTGACGATAGCCTTGTAGATGTCCATGGTGGAATTGAAAGGTCTGTACTTCAAAATCCCTATGGCTGCAGCAGGGCAGTGCTCCACCACATTGCCGAATATCTTGATGAAATGTTCGCTAACCAAACTATTAACTTCCGAAATAGTCAGCGATATGAGTCCCATATTATTCACTTCGAGTATCAACAAACATATAACTACGTGATGGTGATTGAACCCCTGAATATATATAAACTCGTCCCTGTCGATAACTCCATGACCCCATCACCTAGATGTGTGGTGATTTATTTGTTTTTGAACTATCAATTGGAATGATCTCCTGTGTTGTTTTGTCTCTTCAATACATTGGATTATTGCATCGCGTTCTGTGTCCTCCGATCGTTCTGTTCATCTCCGAATCATCCTAGATGATTATTGTTAGATGATCGGTGCAGAGAACGAAATTTGCGTAAGAATTCACTAccgcatcattagtttattttttaGGAGGAATGCATCCTTGTTCAGGACGTAAACAAGGAAAAGGTTCTGATATGATGGTACAATCTAAATAGCTCCATCTTTTCACATCATACGTAgacgaaatttttcaattttgaattgataGAGTCGGTGAGAGTTGGACTTTTCCATTGTTCTTGATTAAATTATGGATTATCCAATGTTTCAGCAAGCCCTCTCTAGCTTTCTTCATTGATTATCTCGttagttatacagggtggcctagGGGTGTTTACATGGTCCGTAACTTTGTTTCTTTCCAGTTATAgacatgattttttttcgaataatacTCCCAACATTGTGCATATCCGAGAAAAATTTACCTGTGTGAATGATTTCAGAATAAACCAGTTGCTTTATGCTGGCCGGTAACTTATTCCCTTAAACGGTTTTTGGCCAGTCGAAAAATATTGAAGAGTTGAATTTTAAGTAtagtattatacagggtgtatttaaaggtgaggcttttttcaactgaaggtagaactggtcaaaatgaagcgtttcaccaaaaatcacctatacaaaactttcgaaatgcaaagcagtgggaaaaaaccaagggcggtcctagactgattttctgcggggggtagtaattgaaagaacaattaaaatttcaatttaagaattCAAATAACACCCTGTAGGTATCTCTAGGTAGCatttccagtcccatatttttttattaaaattgtacaaggaatctctctttttcatttcattataattttgtttttttctagtttcttcatataaaaaatcgaattcgttATGGGCTCTGGGGGGAGGGTAATTACCCCCTTTACCACCCCCCGTTGGATGAAATGgtaaaacatcatagcactttttcaacataactaacaaaagcactttcaagaagCTGCCTCGATGTTCTACATTTTTTtacaccctaaattgcacgatacagcaattatgattctctcaaaagtgacctgatgcatctaatccgatgaacttggtactgaaccattcattgtccagtcatatgtttatgttttgtttggtttttgcgatgccggagtcaccttcgacagtcccgtacttgaaattcaatgaaattttgtcgaacttattggggttgtatctcagccatcttggatatttttaaGAGACAATTTTTTGCAAATGACTTATTACCttgtgtcaaaaaaaagcctcacctttgaaaacaccctgtatatgctggTCCGTAACTCGCGTATGGAAGTTGAAGTTGAAGAACAGTATAAACCAGCCTTAAAatctaaaattttcatatttttggatTGGTCAACAACCGTTTGAGGGGATAAGGGAATACGTTACAGGCCAACAAAAACAAGGTCGAAGACTGAtcacaaagattatagaatagAAAGAtcggaaacgccctcatatctctagtactctagtactaaaaaccaactacatt
Proteins encoded:
- the LOC123309466 gene encoding 2-oxo-4-hydroxy-4-carboxy-5-ureidoimidazoline decarboxylase-like, producing the protein MGLISLTISEVNSLVSEHFIKIFGNVVEHCPAAAIGILKYRPFNSTMDIYKAIVSYIDGLSINEKQNLLYFHPDFVSQLINLSRLQLENSPKKMNQTISLDMLPISEKRRLNTLNDRYKEKFGFPFVIFGKRNIDLILNEMEKRMENSPEKEIELAIQEVKKISRVRIHELIKN